The region TGAAACAAAACCATTATCCTTGAGTATTCTTGAATTAAACTTCTTATTCATCTGTCCTTGAAGCACGTTTTCAGAGATAGATTCTATTCCTACTAATACTGCATAACATCCTGCCTTACTAGCCATTTCTAAAAGAAGTTCATTTTGTACTACAGTAACAGGAAATTGACCAGCCCAACTCTTTTTAATTTTTCGTCTTATTATACCTTCACACAATTCAATAAATCTTGCATGGTCTGCCTTTGAAAAACCTATAAGATTATCATCTGCGAACAATACAAATTTTGCCGGAATCAGCTCTAATTCATCCAAAACATCCTCAATTGGTCTTTTTCGATAATTCAAACCATTAAATGCGGTAACGCTACAAAACTCGCAATCCATTCCACAACCTCTTGTAGTTTGCATTATTCCAAGTTTGTATTTTTTATTAAACAAATTATGTCGTGCTTTTGGCAAATCTTTTAGATCGTGTAATTCTTTAGTTTGATATACTTTTTTTAATGAATTTTGCTCAACATCTTTTAATAAATCGCACCAAACTAATTCTGCTTCTCCTTTCACAACACTATCACAATATTGAAGAGCTTCATCTGTGCACATTGTTGGATGAATTCCGCCTAAAACTACCGGAATATTTTGTTTTCTATATAGTTCGGCAATCTCGTATGCTCTGTTTATCTGACTCGTCATCGCTGTAATGCCAACAAGGTCACATTCTTCTACCCTGAATTCATCAAAAGTTTCATCATAAATAATGACATCCCAATTACACGGCGCTAAGGCAGCGAGCAATCCTAAACCTAAAGGTGGAAATTGTGTTCCATTTTGGTTTGCAACTTGTGCATAAGCCTTAGGATTCCATAAAATAAGTTTATATTTTTTCATTTGTTTTTCAAACTTAAATACTAAAAATAAAGTTTATATTGAAATGTTGGAAATATACCTAGCTGATATACATATTCAAGTTGTTTGGTACGAACACTATATATTTGAGTAAATACATTTTTTGTATTAAAAACATTATCAATATTTATAAAAAAATCATGCATAACTTTAGTTCGATTCAGCCTATAGGTAATTTTAAAATCTGTTCGAAAATAGTCGTTTTGTTTTTTACTATATGCAAGGTTATCAATAAACACAGCTTTATTTTGAATTTTTGATTCTTCGGCATCAATTGGTGTATATTTTCTGCCACCAGCATAACATGTTTTAATATCAAAAATTATTTTACTCTGTTCTCCAATTTTAAATTCTTTTCCTAAAAGGAAATTTAAAATATAGTTTCCATTAAATGCTGTATTTCTTAAAACACCGTCACTTCCCTTATATTTGCTATCAAATAGTGATGTTGATATTAAATAATAATACCCTTGGTTATAAAGCTTTTCTAAAGATAATTCAATACCGTAATTTCTACCAGTACCTTTATTAATTAGGCTGTCTTCTGTAGGAGTTATATAAGTACTTCCATCATTTGACATTGAATAGCTGCTTTTACGCCCTCCTTGTATAGGTAAATCATATAAATATTGATAATATCCTTCAACCTTGAGTGTACTATTACTACTAAGTTTCACTTGATCCCCTATCACAAAATGCTGACTTCTGATAAACCCTAAGTTCTTATTTGTATTTATTACTCCACTAGGTGTATTTGTTGATACATAATAAGTATGCAATGTCTGCATTTGTTCATGATGCCCATAACCCAAGCTAATAGTATTATTTTGAGTTACTTGGTAATTAACACCAAATCGCGGTTCAATACTATACGTTTTGTTCATATTTAAATATTGAAAATGTACACCTGTGTTAATTGTTACATTATCCAATACCTTATATTGCCAGTGTGTATATGCGCGATACAAATTAATTTCACCTATACCATTTCTATCAAATTGTTTTATACTTCCATCAATATTTCTGAAATAACTGGCCAAATTAAAATAATTACGATCTAGTATTATACCCGTTTTGGAATTAATTCTTGAATTAATAGTATATCTTAAAAAGGTTTGAATAGTCAGCTTTTCCTTAGAGGTTTCGGAACGAAAAAAAGGTATAGCAGCATTAGAAGGTAAACTTATCGAATCAATATTTACATTTTCAAATTTCCCGGTTACCCCAAATGTAGTCTTAATAAACATTTTAGTATTTAAATGATATAAATGAGATACACCCATAGCTCCCATACCAGAAGTATAATAAGTATCGTTATTTTCAGTCATTACCTCATTGAAAGTACTGTTATCTGAATTCTTAAAAAGTACTTTAAAAACATTATTGCCACCAATTCCGAAAAAAGAAAATGTGCCAATTTTTTTTGTAGGAATATTAAACTTAAACATAGCATCCTGATAATCTGCTTGTCCTGCATAACCTAAATTAAGTCCAAGTGCTTTTAAAATTGATGTAGTAGAGAATCTATAGTTAATCAAATAAGATGCTTCTGAATTTTTAGAAAATGGGCCTTCAAGCATAAATTCAGTACCTAATGCTCCAATTTGAAACATATATTCTCGTTTTCTAAAGTTTCCATTTCGGAAATTTAAATCAAAAATGCCAGAAGTTGCATTACCATATTCTGAGGGAAACGCTCCCGTTAAAAAATCAGAATTAGCTATAGTATTATAGTTAACCATACTTATAAAGCCGCCATTACTCCCAATACCTGAAAAATGTTGTGGCCCTGGGATATCTAACCCATCCAAGCGCCAGAGTAATCCGTTAGGTGAGTTTCCCCGTATTACAATATCATTCCTCCCATCATTAACATTTGAAACTCCTGGATAATTTGCAGCAATCCTTGAGATATCATTCCTTGAACCAGCATAACTACTAGTTTGATCTATACTAATTTGTCTCGCACTTATTGGGGCTAAGTTGTTTAGAGCCTTTTCTCTTGAAGCTTTAACAATGACTTCATCAATTGCCAAAACTTCACGTTCAAGTTCAATATTTATATTTAGCTCTTTACCTGAAAATAGCTCTAAATTTTGCATTATGCAGCTTTTATAACCAACAAGTGAGAATTTCAAACTCACACGCCCTAAAAGCACATTAGAAATAGAATAATAACCTTTACTATCACTAATAGCACCTTTTTGGGGATTTGAATTCACTACCACTACATTTACCCCCTCTAAAGGGATTTTTGTATCTCTATCCAAAATATTTCCCCAAATATTTTGTGTTAAATCCTGTCCTTTTATATTAAAAAAACTAATTACTAGAAGCAATATGCTCAAAAATATTCTATTCATTTTATTTACAATTTAATATTTCACTTATGTAGTTATTTGCTAATTCGCTAGTATTGTATTTTTTATATTCATTGCTTAATTCAATAGCCTTAAACCTATAACTATTGTTATTTAAAATTTCCTCAACCGCTCCTTTGATATCTTTAGTGCTAGGCCTGCTGGTTTTCAAATTAATCCCTAACCCAGACCATTCGACACGAACAGCAATTTCAGGTTTTTCTTCGGTTTCGCCAGCTACAATTACCGGTACTCCATAACGCATTGCTATATTAACAGTTCCATAACCCCCGTTTGTAATTAATATATCAATATGCTCAAAAAGTAACTCATAAGGGATAAAACTTTCAATAAAAATATTAGGTTTAAATGATTCACGGATTAAACTATCCATTTCTTTTCTCCCACATGAAGCAATTACTATAACATTTTCTCCTTCTAATGCTTTGCAGGTAGGTATTATTAAATCATCAAGGTTTAAACTTAATGTGCCTTGTGTAACATGAACGATAGGCTTTTTCGTATTTTTGATACAATTCCACCATTTGGGTAAGTTGAATTCTTTGGGATAATTTTGAAATTTAGAACCTATAAATTTTACATTTTTTGAGAGATCGCTTCTAGGGTATTCAAATGAAGGTATTGTACATTGCAAATAAAGGTCACACATTTCAGGCAAATTGGTAAAATGTGTTTCTAATTTTGGCAATTTGCATTTTTCTGTAAGTATGCGATTGTAGTATATTTGTAAGTCAACAGATGCAATTTTTTTAAATATAAAATTGAGTAGCGTATTTCTTATTTTACCGAGTAGTGTGTTATTTGGATACAAGCCTGTGCCTTGAGGTGCAGTATCCTTGCTTGTCATAATGAAAATTGAAATACCAATTAAAACAACTGGAATTTGTCTTTTCTTTTTCAACACCAGGGCTGACCAAAAGAAGTTATCTGCTATTATTATATCAGCATTAAATGTCAATAATACTTCCTCAATATCTTGAATTATTAAGGGAATAGGTTCGATGCATAACTTAATTGTATCATACTTGGCTTTTTTTACTCCTTTCATTTTCATCCTTTCAGGAAAACATAAATCCAGTTCATCTGTGAGGTCAAATGCATGTTTTAAGCCAATAAATGATGCCCCGGTTCTGGTGATCGGCTCTTCAAATCTATTTGAAGAATACCATTTTACAATATGGCCATTTTTCACCAACTCTTCTGCAATTGTAAGCATTGGAGCAATATGGCCATTTAAGGGTATCGAAGCAAAAAGAATATTACTCATTACTTAACTCAATAACATTATTATTTACTCAAATAAAATTAGCTTCTCTAGCCTTTCAGGTAACAGTAATTTTACATTTGGCAATTTCTCTTTTAATAAACTTTTGAATTCGTCTGCACATCCAATTGTTTGCATAAAAGGTTTTAAAAAACCTGATAACTTGACATTTCCATATGATGTCGGAATAATATTTTTACTTTTGAGATATTCCAAACATTTTATAGCATCCTCTGGTCCCATTACAATTTGTCCAATCATTGAAATCTTTACTCCTATAATTGGTATTAGGGCATATTCAATATTGAACTTTTCACCAATATCTTTAAATGCTTTAACATAGTTTGTATCTCCGGTGAAATATATTGCCTTATTATTGTAATTAAAAACATACGCATTTTGTTTTACTAACTTGGGATGTTCTGCAGGTACAGCTGTGATGGTTAAATGCGGGTGTATTATTTCAATTGTTTCCCAATAATTTAAAACACTTGTATTAATGTAGCCTGCTTTTTTCACAATCTTCATAACATCCTCTGGACAAATAATTCTTATACTTTTATCCAAAAGATTTAATGTGGGTAAATGACAGTGATCAACATCTTTATGGGTAATTACAATAATATCAATTTTAGGCAATTCATCAATTTTAATTGGAATACCATCTACATGGACCAATTTTAATACTGGTAGCATAGATGCTGATCCAACTATCCATGGATCTAAAAGGATGGTTACACCTTCAATACGCAATATCCAAGTATTTATGTCAATTCTTTGAATATAATTATCAACCATACATATTTAGTTATATTATCAAATACAAATCAAGTTAGGCTTACCTCTTTATTAAACTTCGTGACCAGCTCCTCAATTTTATTAAAATTGCCGGTTACAAAAATATTTCTATTCACATCTCTCATTTCTGAGTTTGAATAATTCAGTTTATCTGCAAATAATAATGTTATTTCATTAATGCCTGTATTTATACCGTTTTTTTCTAAGTAGGTATTAAGTATATCTGTAATTACCATCATTTCATAAAAATTACGCCCATCAATTTTATAAGGTAAAGTTTCCCATAAAGGTGGTGGCATTAAAAACCGAATTGTATAAGTCATCATTTTGGAATAGTAATCAGCATCCAATTCAATATTGTATTTCTCCTTTTTTTCAAACCATTCTGAACCAGGTATTACTCCTGGCATACAAAGACTAATACCGTCTATACCTAAATCAATACATAATTTCTGTGTGTCTAAAAAACTTTGCATAGTTTCTCCAGGGGCTGGGACTATTAAACTAGCAGTCGCCTTAATTCCAGCATTCTTGCACAACGAAATTGCTTCTTTCATTTTTTCAACGGTTGTTTTTTTGTTCATGGTGTGCTTTAAAATGTCAGGATTTCCTGATTCTATACCAAAAAGTATTGAATAGCAACCGGCCTCCTTTAAAAGACTATAAAATTTAGCGGAAGAATTTCTAGCATAACCAAATGAAACAAATTGAATTTTTAATTTATGCTCTAATATTTTTTTACAAATTTCTTCAATTAATTCAGCTGGGGGGTTCGATCCTGCTAGTCTAAAGCAATTTGTATTACACTTTTCGCTTGCATCCTTAAATATTTTAATAATATTCTCGGGACTTCTTTTTCTCCACTTTTTCCCGCTTTTTTTGGGATGAGGGCAAAAATTGCAACAATTCGGGCAACCTCTGCTCTCATCTATCATAATAATATTTATTTTGTCGTTACCTTTTAACGCCGGATAAATATCTAGATCGTAAAGTGGTACTGCATGTAAATCAAGATTTTCAACCCTTTTAATAGCATTTATTACTGGCTTTCCGTTTGTCTTATAAATAATATTCTTTATGTCAATAAGTTCTTTTTTCTGTATGCTCCATTCTGCTAGATCAATTATTGTTTCTTCTCCTTCACCATATGCTAAAACATCAAAAATTTCTGTAAATTCAAATGTTCTCTCATAAAAGTAATCATTATGTGGCCCACCTCCAATAATCTTTATTTCTGGATGTTTTGCTTTTATTGCTTCAGCTATTTCTATACTCCCAACAAAACCTTCTCCTGTCCATAATTTAAAACCAACAAAATCCGGTTTTGCATTTTCTATTTCTAATAATAATTTCTTGATTATACTGTTTTTTAAAACATCTGCTTTTCTTTGAGAAATCACAAGGTTAATTTCTTTAAATCTCTTAAGTGAGTTTTGAAGATTATTTCTTTCATTTAGCTTATTATATGCTTTAATAAGCTCATTGTGTATTTCATCAGTAAACACCTCCTTGATGTGAGAGACAGTACTATAATCAAAAATTTTGGTCTTATGTCCTGCTTGTGTTAAACTTGATGCCAGATTTATTAATCCGTTATCAGGCATAAGTGAATCAAGGCTTGAAGGTATGCTATTGTAGCTTATTAAGAAACTAGTACTTTTTTCCATCATTATAGTAATCAGTTTAAATCATTGATATTCAATAAATGAAAATTCAATTTATAGGGTTCAAATGCTATTATATTTGGAAGTGTC is a window of Bacteroidales bacterium DNA encoding:
- a CDS encoding B12-binding domain-containing radical SAM protein, whose product is MKKYKLILWNPKAYAQVANQNGTQFPPLGLGLLAALAPCNWDVIIYDETFDEFRVEECDLVGITAMTSQINRAYEIAELYRKQNIPVVLGGIHPTMCTDEALQYCDSVVKGEAELVWCDLLKDVEQNSLKKVYQTKELHDLKDLPKARHNLFNKKYKLGIMQTTRGCGMDCEFCSVTAFNGLNYRKRPIEDVLDELELIPAKFVLFADDNLIGFSKADHARFIELCEGIIRRKIKKSWAGQFPVTVVQNELLLEMASKAGCYAVLVGIESISENVLQGQMNKKFNSRILKDNGFVSYFHKYGIMINGMFIIGNEEDNKQTYDDMYKFIKQQKIDIPTISFLTPYPGTKLWKRVMDSQLVLNTNFPYDYRFLNGISYAYLKVNNMSTFEIEAGMKWLTRKNLSYFQIFVRSFRTILYTRKPISFILCFITNLTWRKVHFNASYFNVVDLSYKGL
- a CDS encoding TonB-dependent receptor, coding for MNRIFLSILLLVISFFNIKGQDLTQNIWGNILDRDTKIPLEGVNVVVVNSNPQKGAISDSKGYYSISNVLLGRVSLKFSLVGYKSCIMQNLELFSGKELNINIELEREVLAIDEVIVKASREKALNNLAPISARQISIDQTSSYAGSRNDISRIAANYPGVSNVNDGRNDIVIRGNSPNGLLWRLDGLDIPGPQHFSGIGSNGGFISMVNYNTIANSDFLTGAFPSEYGNATSGIFDLNFRNGNFRKREYMFQIGALGTEFMLEGPFSKNSEASYLINYRFSTTSILKALGLNLGYAGQADYQDAMFKFNIPTKKIGTFSFFGIGGNNVFKVLFKNSDNSTFNEVMTENNDTYYTSGMGAMGVSHLYHLNTKMFIKTTFGVTGKFENVNIDSISLPSNAAIPFFRSETSKEKLTIQTFLRYTINSRINSKTGIILDRNYFNLASYFRNIDGSIKQFDRNGIGEINLYRAYTHWQYKVLDNVTINTGVHFQYLNMNKTYSIEPRFGVNYQVTQNNTISLGYGHHEQMQTLHTYYVSTNTPSGVINTNKNLGFIRSQHFVIGDQVKLSSNSTLKVEGYYQYLYDLPIQGGRKSSYSMSNDGSTYITPTEDSLINKGTGRNYGIELSLEKLYNQGYYYLISTSLFDSKYKGSDGVLRNTAFNGNYILNFLLGKEFKIGEQSKIIFDIKTCYAGGRKYTPIDAEESKIQNKAVFIDNLAYSKKQNDYFRTDFKITYRLNRTKVMHDFFINIDNVFNTKNVFTQIYSVRTKQLEYVYQLGIFPTFQYKLYF
- a CDS encoding glycosyl transferase, UDP-glucuronosyltransferase, which gives rise to MSNILFASIPLNGHIAPMLTIAEELVKNGHIVKWYSSNRFEEPITRTGASFIGLKHAFDLTDELDLCFPERMKMKGVKKAKYDTIKLCIEPIPLIIQDIEEVLLTFNADIIIADNFFWSALVLKKKRQIPVVLIGISIFIMTSKDTAPQGTGLYPNNTLLGKIRNTLLNFIFKKIASVDLQIYYNRILTEKCKLPKLETHFTNLPEMCDLYLQCTIPSFEYPRSDLSKNVKFIGSKFQNYPKEFNLPKWWNCIKNTKKPIVHVTQGTLSLNLDDLIIPTCKALEGENVIVIASCGRKEMDSLIRESFKPNIFIESFIPYELLFEHIDILITNGGYGTVNIAMRYGVPVIVAGETEEKPEIAVRVEWSGLGINLKTSRPSTKDIKGAVEEILNNNSYRFKAIELSNEYKKYNTSELANNYISEILNCK
- a CDS encoding radical SAM protein, which codes for MMEKSTSFLISYNSIPSSLDSLMPDNGLINLASSLTQAGHKTKIFDYSTVSHIKEVFTDEIHNELIKAYNKLNERNNLQNSLKRFKEINLVISQRKADVLKNSIIKKLLLEIENAKPDFVGFKLWTGEGFVGSIEIAEAIKAKHPEIKIIGGGPHNDYFYERTFEFTEIFDVLAYGEGEETIIDLAEWSIQKKELIDIKNIIYKTNGKPVINAIKRVENLDLHAVPLYDLDIYPALKGNDKINIIMIDESRGCPNCCNFCPHPKKSGKKWRKRSPENIIKIFKDASEKCNTNCFRLAGSNPPAELIEEICKKILEHKLKIQFVSFGYARNSSAKFYSLLKEAGCYSILFGIESGNPDILKHTMNKKTTVEKMKEAISLCKNAGIKATASLIVPAPGETMQSFLDTQKLCIDLGIDGISLCMPGVIPGSEWFEKKEKYNIELDADYYSKMMTYTIRFLMPPPLWETLPYKIDGRNFYEMMVITDILNTYLEKNGINTGINEITLLFADKLNYSNSEMRDVNRNIFVTGNFNKIEELVTKFNKEVSLT